A stretch of Geotrypetes seraphini chromosome 2, aGeoSer1.1, whole genome shotgun sequence DNA encodes these proteins:
- the LOC117353826 gene encoding zinc finger protein 501-like: protein MYTLMFMQEYEQISVTFRDVVASFSEEEWKVLEDWQKELYGNVMKEIHGTLISLDFLSIKPDILLRIKEEEEEEEEEEDVEAFCWDAQEVEGTDDDANLEEKPSNEQKKGKHLEKCIEKLKLQETLPRKAAENVFQDPDQSRSCRRQRKATLSRRVSSEKQVGLSSESKSSSAVRASLILQETVHSAVKQEMRGEFDDGVDRKHTEAPKIPKAKPYKCDQCEKCYIKSSHLKVHQRSHTGEKPYICGVCGKSFSHRETIVVHQRSHTGERPFQCTECGKSFLKSSHLKVHLRIHNGEKPFSCTMCHRTFNHRGDLNKHHRMHTGERPFECALCGKSFSQKGNLLTHLGTHTEERLFACMQCEKRFKQKSELAKHLKIHSGEKPFTCNVCHKSFNRNQHLLRHQRVHVGKI from the coding sequence ATGTACACTCTGATGTTTATGCAGGAGTACGAACAGATCTCAGTCACCTTCAGAGATGTGGTGGCATCTTTCTCGGAGGAAGAGTGGAAAGTGTTGGAAGATTGGCAGAAGGAGCTGTATGGGAACGTCATGAAGGAGATCCATGGAACCCTCATCTCTCTGGACTTTCTCTCGATAAAACCTGACATTTTGCTCAGGAtaaaggaagaggaggaggaggaggaggaggaagaagatgtGGAGGCTTTCTGCTGGGATGCTCAGGAAGTGGAGGGAACTGACGACGATGCTAACTTGGAAGAAAAGCCATCCAATGAACAGAAGAAGGGGAAACATCTTGAGAAATGCATTGAAAAGCTGAAATTGCAAGAGACTTTGCCCAGAAAAGCTGCGGAAAACGTTTTTCAGGATCCTGACCAATCCCGCAGTTGCAGGAGGCAGCGCAAGGCGACGCTGTCTCGGAGAGTTTCTTCAGAGAAACAGGTAGGCCTGTCCAGTGAGAGTAAGAGCAGTTCAGCTGTACGGGCAAGTCTGATCTTACAGGAGACCGTCCACTCAGCAGTGAAACAGGAGATGAGAGGGGAATTTGATGATGGCGTCGACAGAAAACACACTGAAGCTCCAAAGATCCCAAAAGCAAAACCCTATAAGTGTGATCAGTGTGAGAAGTGCTACATCAAAAGCTCCCATCTAAAGGTGCATCAGAGAAGCCACACGGGTGAGAAACCATACATCTGTGGTGTCTGTGGAAAGAGCTTCAGCCACCGGGAAACTATAGTTGTTCACCAGAGGTCTCACACGGGCGAGAGACCCTTCCAGTGCACGGAATGTGGGAAAAGTTTCTTAAAGAGTTCCCACCTGAAGGTCCATCTCCGGATCCATAATGGAGAGAAACCTTTTTCTTGTACCATGTGTCACCGGACCTTCAATCACAGGGGCGACCTGAACAAGCACCATAGAATGCACACTGGGGAGAGACCGTTTGAGTGTGCATTATGTGGGAAGAGTTTCAGTCAGAAAGGCAACCTTTTGACCCACCTGGGGACCCACACGGAGGAGAGACTGTTTGCCTGTATGCAGTGTGAGAAACGGTTCAAGCAGAAATCGGAATTGGCCAAGCATCTGAAGATCCACTCGGGAGAGAAACCGTTCACCTGCAATGTCTGTCATAAGAGCTTTAATCGGAACCAGCACCTCCTGAGACACCAGAGAGTGCATGTGGGGAAAATATGA